In Hevea brasiliensis isolate MT/VB/25A 57/8 chromosome 13, ASM3005281v1, whole genome shotgun sequence, a single genomic region encodes these proteins:
- the LOC110657262 gene encoding uncharacterized protein LOC110657262 yields MHLSLEILLAVCYESDTSMCNKSLECLNNTRNSVDNQQNPHQALHLMDIPTSAPSTGSNLGSYDETPRVKFLCSFLGSIMPRPQDGKLRYVGGETRIVSLPRDICYEELMSKMKELYEGVAILKYQQPDEDLDALVSVVNDDDVTNMMEEYEKLGSGDGFTRLRIFLFSHPDQDGSSHYVDGDERESERRYVDALNNLNDGADFRQQQPESPLISPVEDIHVQDQLFSAMNLDSGLLSQRNGEMPILQYNLHHIAVPQRFSEMEGSWSPAFYSPRHHGHHDPRSVPDFPNSPPSRYRMQFGELPDRGMDRISEEYARSQLNHHAAFDNQPPYSENVVWMPSGAISSDKAGFPGNLLHGPSVIDGNNACEHHRVAFQRSQLHLEQPNIGNALHQVANPCAECHPNREHFMLNADPKVHHALYLKDQNDPRSIYSEAYGHERGWNLQHQSGPCADEARTQISGAGRLNEHYVIDGPGMNYPIGHANLVDGHHTSSNYIHHRPGHELSNEVFHDQAVAASHHLQVPLPEERAVRYGNFPYAFGAENLYPMSHGHLNPQNIWRNLQNPVHGPPYETSGTTSQVNGTVNPALLRGTMEGGQRIASSMDNQHSRAESSPNILGFDGTTNPDYSYGHPLKLATNHYSPDNKQLLTAETTRPTLPRVMQNSSPISGASGYSPELNSRTIAEAVKMDEKTVISMDKEANYVEKVENLDVPNILHPEQNMVAHSNSEAAVVEAAHLNILRNTEGSGDIVKVGEKDPSAVMGDTKLSIDRLSFLPELIANVKKAALEEAEEVKAIVKENPDSVKLSPVSKEATLNESEAVNAQEETELDSDNENINSNKIEPTKAEAEAIERGLQTIKNDDLEEIRELGSGTYGAVYHGKWKGSDVAIKRIKASCFAGKPSERERLITDFWKEALILSSLHHPNVVSFYGIVRDGPNGSLATVTEFMVNGSLKQFLQKKDRTIDRRKRLIIAMDAAFGMEYLHGKNIVHFDLKCENLLVNMRDPQRPVCKIGDLGLSKVKQHTLVSGGVRGTLPWMAPELLSGKSHMVTEKIDVYSFGIVMWELLTGEEPYAGMHCASIIGGIVNNSLRPQIPTWCDPEWKSLMESCWASDPAERPSFSEVSRKLRNMAAAINVK; encoded by the exons ATGCATTTGAGTTTGGAAATTTTGTTAGCTGTATGTTATGAGAGTGATACCTCCATGTGTAATAAAAGCCTCGAGTGCTTGAACAATACTCGTAACTCTGTTGATAACCAGCAAAACCCTCACCAAGCTCTTCACTTGATGGATATCCCAACATCTGCCCCTTCCACTGGCTCCAACCTAGGTTCATATGATGAAACCCCCCGTGTTAAGTTCTTGTGTAGCTTCTTAGGTAGCATTATGCCTCGACCTCAGGATGGGAAATTGCGTTATGTGGGTGGAGAGACGAGAATTGTGAGTTTGCCAAGGGATATTTGTTATGAGGAATTGATGAGTAAAATGAAGGAGTTGTATGAAGGGGTGGCTATTTTGAAATATCAACAGCCTGATGAGGATCTTGATGCCTTGGTGTCGGTTGTGAATGATGATGATGTGACTAACATGATGGAGGAGTATGAGAAGTTGGGTTCTGGGGATGGATTCACTAGGCTTAGGATTTTTCTGTTTTCACATCCGGACCAAGACGGTTCATCACATTATGTTGATGGGGATGAGAGGGAGTCTGAGAGAAGGTATGTCGATGCACTGAATAATTTGAATGATGGGGCTGATTTTAGACAGCAGCAACCTGAGTCTCCTTTGATTAGTCCAGTTGAAGATATACATGTACAGGATCAGCTTTTTAGTGCAATGAATCTTGACAGTGGCCTTCTTAGCCAGAGGAATGGTGAGATGCCAATTCTACAGTACAACTTGCATCACATTGCAGTTCCTCAGCGGTTCAGTGAAATGGAAGGTTCATGGAGTCCTGCATTTTATTCTCCTAGGCATCATGGGCACCATGATCCAAGATCAGTACCAGACTTTCCAAATTCACCCCCTTCTCGGTATCGTATGCAGTTTGGGGAATTGCCTGACAGAGGCATGGATAGAATATCTGAAGAATATGCTCGGTCTCAACTAAATCATCATGCTGCTTTTGACAACCAGCCACCGTATTCTGAGAATGTAGTATGGATGCCTTCTGGAGCTATATCCAGTGACAAGGCTGGTTTTCCTGGTAACTTGCTGCATGGTCCCAGTGTTATTGATGGGAACAATGCTTGTGAGCACCATCGGGTGGCTTTCCAAAGAAGTCAACTTCATTTGGAGCAACCCAACATAGGAAATGCACTTCACCAGGTTGCTAATCCTTGTGCTGAGTGCCATCCCAATAGGGAACATTTCATGTTAAATGCTGATCCAAAGGTTCACCATGCGTTGTATCTCAAAGATCAAAATGATCCTCGATCCATCTACAGTGAAGCTTATGGCCATGAAAGAGGATGGAATCTGCAGCATCAGTCAGGTCCTTGTGCTGATGAAGCAAGAACACAGATCTCTGGAGCTGGAAGATTAAACGAGCACTACGTTATAGATGGTCCTGGCATGAATTATCCTATTGGGCATGCCAATTTGGTGGATGGCCATCATACGTCCTCTAATTATATACACCATCGACCTGGGCATGAATTGAGTAATGAAGTGTTTCACGACCAAGCTGTGGCTGCTTCACACCACCTACAAGTTCCACTGCCTGAAGAACGTGCAGTTCGGTATGGGAATTTTCCTTATGCTTTTGGAGCAGAGAATCTTTACCCAATGTCACATGGACATTTAAATCCTCAGAATATATggagaaatcttcaaaaccctgtgCATGGCCCTCCTTATGAAACATCTGGCACAACCTCACAGGTGAATGGTACAGTTAATCCAGCACTTCTCAGGGGCACAATGGAGGGTGGTCAAAGGATTGCTTCTAGTATGGATAATCAGCACTCTAGGGCAGAGTCCTCACCAAATATTTTGGGGTTTGATGGGACAACTAACCCAGACTACTCTTATGGCCATCCTTTGAAATTGGCTACAAATCACTATAGCCCAGATAATAAGCAGTTGCTTACTGCTGAAACTACCCGACCAACCCTCCCACGTGTAATGCAGAACTCATCTCCAATTTCAGGTGCTTCTGGTTACAGTCCAGAGTTAAATAGCAGAACTATTGCTGAAGCAGTAAAAATGGATGAGAAAACTGTCATTAGCATGGACAAAGAAGCAAATTATGTAGAAAAGGTTGAAAACTTAGATGTGCCAAACATTCTGCATCCAGAGCAAAACATGGTTGCTCATAGCAATAGTGAGGCTGCAGTAGTTGAGGCTGCCCATTTAAATATTTTGAGGAATACTGAAGGAAGTGGTGACATTGTGAAAGTGGGTGAAAAAGATCCTTCTGCTGTTATgggagatacaaagctatcaattGACCGATTAAGTTTCTTGCCTGAGCTTATTGCCAATGTGAAAAAAGCAGCACTGGAAGAGGCTGAGGAGGTGAAAGCTATAGTCAAAGAAAATCCTGATTCTGTAAAGCTTAGTCCTGTATCAAAAGAAGCAACTCTAAATGAATCTGAAGCAGTG AATGCTCAAGAAGAAACAGAATTGGATTCTGATAATGAAAATATAAATTCTAACAAAATTGAGCCAACAAAGGCTGAGGCAGAAGCTATTGAAAGGGGATTACAG ACAATAAAAAATGATGACCTGGAGGAGATCCGCGAATTAGGTTCTGGAACATATGGAGCTGTTTACCACGGAAAATGGAAGGGTTCTGATGTTGCTATAAAGAGAATAAAAGCCAGCTGCTTTGCTGGGAAGCCTTCTGAAAGAGAGCGTTTG ATTACAGATTTCTGGAAGGAGGCTTTAATATTGAGTTCATTACACCATCCAAATGTTGTTTCTTTCTATGGCATAGTTCGTGATGGCCCTAATGGATCTTTAGCAACTGTGACAGAGTTTATGGTTAATGGATCTCTGAAACAGTTTTTGCAGAAGAAAGACAG AACCATAGATCGTCGCAAGAGACTCATCATAGCTATGGATGCTGCATTTGGGATGGAGTATTTGCATGGGAAGAACATTGTTCATTTTGATTTGAAGTGCGAAAACTTGTTAGTAAATATGAGAGATCCACAACGGCCTGTTTGCAAG ATTGGTGATTTGGGCTTATCAAAGGTGAAACAACACACCTTGGTGTCAGGTGGTGTACGTGGAACTTTACCCTGGATGGCACCTGAGCTTTTGAGTGGAAAAAGCCACATGGTGACAGagaag ATTGATGTATACTCATTTGGGATTGTTATGTGGGAATTACTCACGGGGGAAGAACCTTATGCTGGTATGCATTGCGCCTCCATAATTG GAGGGATTGTGAACAACTCTCTACGTCCACAAATCCCAACATGGTGTGATCCGGAATGGAAGTCATTAATGGAAAGTTGCTGGGCCTCTGATCCGGCAGAGAGGCCATCGTTTTCAGAAGTTTCAAGGAAACTGAGGAACATGGCTGCTGCAATTAATGTGAAATAA